CCGGTGACCTACCCGTCGGAAGAGCTCAGGGAGGTGTTCCAGCGCACCTTGGGTGTGCCGTTGTTCCAGGAGCAGGTGATGGAGCTGGCCATGGTCGCCGCCGACTACACCCCCGGCGAGGCCGACCAGTTGCGCCGCAGCATGGCCGCCTGGAAACGCCATGGCGGCCTTGAGCCGCATCGGCAACGGCTGGTCTCGGGCATGCTGCGCAACGGTTACGAGCTGGCCTTTGCCGAGCGCATCTTCGAGCAGATCAAGGGCTTTGGCAGCTACGGTTTCCCCGAGTCCCACGCCGCCAGCTTCGCCCTGCTGTGCTATGCCAGCAGTTGGCTGAAATGCCATCAGCCGGCGATCTTCACCTGCGCGCTGGTCAACAGCTGGCCCATGGGCTTCTACAGCCCCGACCAGCTGTTGCAGGAGGCGCGGCGGCAGGGCATCGAGGTGCGCCCGGTGGATGTGCTGCACAGTGACTGGGACTGCACCCTGGAGCCGGTGGGCGAGGGCGGCCTGGCCATTCGCCTGGGCTTGCGCCAGGTGCGGGGCTTCAGCGAGGCGGATGCCCGACGCCTGGAGCAGGCGCGGGCGCTGCGGCCCTGGCGCGATGTCGAGGACCTGTGCCTGCGCGTCGAGCTCGACAGCCGCGCCCGCGGGCGCCTGGCCGATGCCGGAGCGCTGCGGGCGCTGGCCGGCAACCGCCACCAGGCGCGCTGGCAGGTGGCGGCGGTGCAGGCGCAGCTGCCATTATTCGCCCAGGTCGAGCCGGCCCCGGAGCCGGTGGTGATGCTGCCGGCTCCCAGCGTGGCGCAGGACCTGCACGCCGACTACGTCACCCTGGGCACCACCCTGGGGCCCCACCCGCTGACCCTGCTGCGTTCACGGCTGCGGGCACTGGGCTGTCGCAGCTCAGGGGAACTGGCGGGTGTCGAGGACGGCGACAACATCGCCGTGGCCGGGCTGGTGGTCGGGCGCCAGCGGCCGCAGACGGCCAGTGGCGTGACCTTCGTCACCCTCGAGGATGAGCACGGCATGGTCAACGTGGTGGTCTGGCGCGACCTGGCCGAGCGCCAGCGGCGGGCGCTGGTGGGGGCACGGTTGCTCAAGGTCAGCGGGCGCCTGGAGCAGGAAAGTGGCGTGCGCCACCTGATTGCCCGGCGGCTGGAGGATATCAGCCCGTTGCTGCAGGGGCTGGAGGTGCACAGCCGCGATTTTCACTGAGCCCGAAGGGGCGAGGCGACAGGCTTCCCCCGGTTTTCCCCAACTCTGGGCTATAACCTGTAGATGGTGCCCAGCCGCGGAGCCCGCCATGGACCTCGCCCCTCGTCCCGACACACTGATGCCCGCCGCCGAATCCAGCGCGGCGCGGCGGCCGTTCGACCTGTTGCGCTGGTACGCCTGGGTCAGCCTGGCATTCATCGTTTCGGTGGCCGTGGGGCTGGGGCTGATCTCCAGCCGCTACATCATCGACGAGAGCGTCGAGCGTGACGCGCTGCTCACCGCCCAGTTCATCACCTCCATCGCCGACGCCGAAGTGCGCCATGTGTCGATTCCCAATGTGCGCACCATGGGCGAGTTGCTCGACCCACGCCTCGACCCGTCATTGCCGGACGTCGACCCCGAGGCCCGGCGCAAGGCCAGGGGCGAGTTCCTCGACCATATCGCCCACCTGCCGGACATGCTCCTGGCCAATATCTATTCGCCCGACCGCACGGTGATCTGGTCGAGCAACCCGGCGCTGATCGGCAAGCTGATAAACGCCGATGACGACCTCGACCAGGCCTTCGAATACAAGAGGCGCGTGTCGGCCAGCTATCACGACTTCGACCAGGTGCGTAGCGAGCAGAAGTTCATCACGCCGCCGGAGAAGCTGTTCATCGAGAACTACATCCCGCTGCTCGACGCCGATGGCGAGCAGGTCACGGCGATGGTGGAAATCTACAAGGAGCCCCATGACCTGATCGTGCGTATCGAGCATGGCCTGATACTGATCTGGCTGGCCATCACCGTGGGGGCTGGCATGGTCTACGTCGGGCTGTACGGCATCATGCGCCGGGCCGCGCGGGTCATGGCGGTGCAGCAGAAGCGGCTGATCGGTAATGAAACCTTCGTGGCGCTGGGCGAGGTGTCGTCGGCGGTGGCCCATAGCCTGCGCAACCCGTTGGCGAGCATCCGCTCGAGCGCCGAACTGGCCCAGGCCTTCGACGAGGGGCCGGCGCAGCGCCACGTCAACGACATCATCAGCCAGGTCGACCGCATGTCGCAGTGGGTGCGGGAGCTGCTGCAGTCGCTGCGACCACTCAATGACGAGGCGGTACCGGTAGACCTGGGGCAAGTGTTGCAGGAAAGTTTCCAGGTCTTCGCCGCGCCTCTGAGCAGGGGGCGGGTACAGGTGCACTTGCCGGAACTGCCTGGTGTGCGCGTATTGGGGCAGCCGGCGCTGCTTGCGCAGATCTTCAACAGCCTCATTGCCAATGCCTTGGAGTCGATGGGCCAGGGGGGCGACCTGCGTGTCGAGGTGATTCGGCGGGACCGGCGCAACCTGACCCTGCGCCTTTCCGATACCGGCAAGGGGATGAGCGAACAACAACAGCGCATG
This genomic stretch from Pseudomonas entomophila harbors:
- a CDS encoding sensor histidine kinase; translation: MDLAPRPDTLMPAAESSAARRPFDLLRWYAWVSLAFIVSVAVGLGLISSRYIIDESVERDALLTAQFITSIADAEVRHVSIPNVRTMGELLDPRLDPSLPDVDPEARRKARGEFLDHIAHLPDMLLANIYSPDRTVIWSSNPALIGKLINADDDLDQAFEYKRRVSASYHDFDQVRSEQKFITPPEKLFIENYIPLLDADGEQVTAMVEIYKEPHDLIVRIEHGLILIWLAITVGAGMVYVGLYGIMRRAARVMAVQQKRLIGNETFVALGEVSSAVAHSLRNPLASIRSSAELAQAFDEGPAQRHVNDIISQVDRMSQWVRELLQSLRPLNDEAVPVDLGQVLQESFQVFAAPLSRGRVQVHLPELPGVRVLGQPALLAQIFNSLIANALESMGQGGDLRVEVIRRDRRNLTLRLSDTGKGMSEQQQRMAFRPFFSTKQGGLGVGLMLVKRIMERFGGSVRLSSYPGSGTRVSLSFRLASG